AACCATTTAATAATGCGTTTTTAGGTAATGTATTTTCTAGATATGTTTTTGTTTGTTCTACCGATCTTAATCCTTTATCATTTATATAGGTAATCCAATCCGGATCATTAAATAATTCGAAATAAAATGAAGCTTCTTCAACGGCAGCGTCTTTAATAATTAGTCGGTCACTTTCAAGTCTCATTTGGCTATTTTTTTATCAATAATACGATTTTTAAAAAAGGTTATATCTTTCAGAACAAATATTTTAACATGAAAAAACTAATATTATCCCTACTCGTAGTTATCTGTTCATGCGCATCCTCTAACGAAGAACAAGATAAAAAAGAAATCCTAGCATTAATGAAACACCAGGAATCCGACTGGTCTAGACATGATTTAGATTGTTTTATGTTAGGATATTGGAAATCAGACTCATTAAAGTTCCAAGGCAAAAAAGGTATTACTTATGGATGGAAACAAACTTTAGAAAAGTATAAAAAGAGTTATCCTTATGCAGAAGATACTGGAAAGTTAAAATTTAAAATTAGATCAATCTCGAGAATTGAAAGTAATAGTTATTATGTAATGGGCGAATATCATTTGACTCGTGAAGTTGGTAATGCCGATGGAATTTTTATGATTATTTTCAAAAAGATTAAAGGTGAGTGGAAAATTATTGCAGATACTTCGTGCTAATTTTTCAATTTAAAGATTACTTTCGCAAGCACAAATACAAGCAATGAGTTTATTACAAGAATTACAAGATAGAAGTGGAAATCAATGTGAGTTATGTGCTTCAACACAAAATTTAAGTATTTATGAAGTTCCTCCTATTTCTACTGGCGGTGTTGACGGAAGTATTTTAGCTTGCGAACACTGTATCGAACAAATTAATAATCCAGAAACTGTAGATTCGAATCATTGGAGATGTTTGAATGATAGTATGTGGAGTGAATTTTCTGCGGTAAAAGTTGTTGCTTGGCGAATGCTTCATCGATTAAAAAAAGATGGATGGTCTCAAGATCTTTTAGATATGATGTATTTAGAACCAGAAGAATTATCATTTGCTCAAGCCACAGGAGATCATCTAGATGAAAGTGAAAAAATAATTCATAGAGATAGCAACGGAGCTATATTACAAGCCGGTGACAATGTAGTATTGATAAAAGATTTAAAAGTAAAAGGATCAAGTATGGTTTGTAAACAAGGAACAGCTGTAAGAAGAATTTCTTTGGATCCAGAAAATGCTGAATACATAGAAGGAAAAGTAGATGGACAAAATATTGTTATTGTAACTAAATATGTAAAAAAACTGTAATAACAGATGTCAATAACTCATAAAGAAAAACATTTACAGGCAACAATATTCAAAATTGAAAATGTAAAAAGAGAGCAAAATTTTCTTTTGAGACATCTTTGGAAAGTTATCGGTTTAGGCATACTCTTTTCGTTCTGGGCACCAACAAGAAGATCAAAAAGAGAGTTTTTACAACATGGAGAATCAATGTTAGATTTAGGAGAATATTCTTATACCAATTTAGTTTTAATATGCGCTGGTGTTTATACTTCTCTTTGTTTTTATTTATCATCTAGTTTCTAAATATCAGGATCAACGAAAATTAAAAAACCTGGAAGAGTTAAAACGCAACTTAGAAAGGGAAATCAAAGAATACAACCAATAAAAAAGCAGCTTTTCAGCTGCTTTTTTTATTTCTCTGCGTTATAATATACTTTGTAATATTTCATCTTCTTGTCCTCATCATATCCTCTTTCTAAATAGTCTGAAGCTGCGTCTGGAGCATCAATATCAATCTTTATCTGAATATTCGTATCTAACTTAATTTCTGTTTTCAACTTCCCTTTCTCCTTCTTTAAAACAATATCTGAAACCTCGAAGTTATTTCTCACCAATACATCATTCAATTTTTCGAAGTGCTTCTTATAGTCTTCAAACATATCTTTATGCTTGTCATCTTCAAAAACCTCATCCTTGAAAGCATGATAATCTACACTTTCATGTTCTTTAAAATAATCAACAGTATTAGCTAAAAAGTTTCCTTGTTCGTGTTTTCCGTATTCTGGTTTAATAATTTCCTCAGAAAAATCTCTACATAATTCTAAATAATGCTGAGTATGTAAGTTTCGATCATCAGCAAACTTTACATTTAAGAAGTTCTTAATCCAATATTGCGCATCATAATTGTTATTATCAACCGATAACACAACTGTTCCTTCTGTATCAGATGAATTTAAAATCAAACATCCCTTATCTAGTCTTTTTGTTGAAATTCCTTTTTGAACCACAACATCAAAACTATCTTCATCCAAGTAAGTTTGAAAGAAGTCTACTTTACTCTCAATTTTAAAAATTCCAACCGCTTCAGTTAACACATCTTTGTACTCAATTCCTTCAAAAAGAACTACTAAAACATCACCTGTTTTTATTTGAGCTGAGTTTGATTGTTCATACAAATGATTAACAACATTCTTTGAATTTTCAATAAACGTTTCTTCATCATCAAAAATTTGAGAAGCATAATTATTGATCTCGTTTAAACGAACATCAGCATGATGATTAAAACGATAACTCTGTGTAACTCCACCAAAAGGCTTTAGTAAAAAAGGAAGCAATAAATCGTAACTTTCTTCATCAAAACGAACTAAGCTTTCAGAAAATGCATTCTGTCCGCTATTGTATTTGTTTGCTACTTTGTGAATTATACATTTTGTTATTTCTACACGAGTTCTTTTAATCATCTTTCTAAAAATTAGGCAACAAAAATACGTATTTTAGTATCGTAAAAAACAGTTGATTTATGAAATTATTAGGTATTGGATCTAGAATTAATCATCCTGAATATGGATTTGGTGTAGTAACAAATGTAGATAACAAACATTATTGGGTTACGTTTCAAGAAAATGGTTTAGAAACTATTACTCTCGAGGACGAATTTGAAACTATCGAAGCTGTAGAGGATGAAGTAGATACTATCAGTTTTTATGAAGTTGAATCTTCATTACGTAAAATTTTAAAGCAATGGAGCGATGTCTCTGAAATCGTTCCTATTTCAGATAAATTTAAAGGAGGTAAATTGATTATAGAACCTGCTGATACTAATTTAGCTTCAAAAGAAATTCCGATTGACACATTTTTCCATAAAATTGTTATGGTTAGAGATCGAATTAGAGTCATGGAGCAAAAAATAAACTCTAGTAAAACTCTAGACGATCAGGATAAAATAGACCTACAACAATACATTACAAGGATTTACGGTAGCTTAACTACTT
This genomic window from Tenacibaculum sp. 190524A05c contains:
- a CDS encoding DUF4440 domain-containing protein produces the protein MKKLILSLLVVICSCASSNEEQDKKEILALMKHQESDWSRHDLDCFMLGYWKSDSLKFQGKKGITYGWKQTLEKYKKSYPYAEDTGKLKFKIRSISRIESNSYYVMGEYHLTREVGNADGIFMIIFKKIKGEWKIIADTSC
- a CDS encoding nucleoid-associated protein; the protein is MIKRTRVEITKCIIHKVANKYNSGQNAFSESLVRFDEESYDLLLPFLLKPFGGVTQSYRFNHHADVRLNEINNYASQIFDDEETFIENSKNVVNHLYEQSNSAQIKTGDVLVVLFEGIEYKDVLTEAVGIFKIESKVDFFQTYLDEDSFDVVVQKGISTKRLDKGCLILNSSDTEGTVVLSVDNNNYDAQYWIKNFLNVKFADDRNLHTQHYLELCRDFSEEIIKPEYGKHEQGNFLANTVDYFKEHESVDYHAFKDEVFEDDKHKDMFEDYKKHFEKLNDVLVRNNFEVSDIVLKKEKGKLKTEIKLDTNIQIKIDIDAPDAASDYLERGYDEDKKMKYYKVYYNAEK
- a CDS encoding PhnA domain-containing protein produces the protein MSLLQELQDRSGNQCELCASTQNLSIYEVPPISTGGVDGSILACEHCIEQINNPETVDSNHWRCLNDSMWSEFSAVKVVAWRMLHRLKKDGWSQDLLDMMYLEPEELSFAQATGDHLDESEKIIHRDSNGAILQAGDNVVLIKDLKVKGSSMVCKQGTAVRRISLDPENAEYIEGKVDGQNIVIVTKYVKKL